The following are from one region of the Mycolicibacterium diernhoferi genome:
- a CDS encoding MlaD family protein produces the protein MLNPLSAFAIRAVETATSRRLLLSVVGQCLLVVVGASYLAFGSLRINPFDSQITVGVDLAESGGLLAGQDVTVRGIPVGRVQSVEVTGDGVLATAVIDGDARIPLQDTTVRVSGLSPAGEQYLDFAPQHTSGPFLADDTVIDRDHTETPIPLWRLLTNVDGVLAQADPAQISSVIDELGVSDQGPEKLRDLFNGAQLLLNTLDGVLPQTTTLLRSSRSVFRLLDESSAGLQATSDNLAVTLGGIGAKDAGIRTLLDRTPHLLQTVDTVIADNSPTMVQLLGDLTTVSQLSYVRVPALDRMFSEDRQPLLNGIRSLMHDGAIWAIADIYPRPVCDYPHPRDVPFIPNYPEPYLYTYCQNPDPNLLVRGARNAPRPAGDDTALPPPGLDPLRRADPTPITEHTIELPYGGPQLPPESEPILQGGQW, from the coding sequence GTGCTGAATCCCCTGTCGGCATTCGCCATTCGCGCGGTGGAGACCGCGACGTCGCGTCGGCTCCTGCTCTCGGTGGTCGGCCAGTGCCTGCTGGTCGTCGTCGGCGCCTCCTATCTGGCGTTCGGATCGCTACGGATCAACCCGTTCGACAGCCAGATCACCGTCGGGGTGGACCTGGCCGAGTCCGGTGGATTGCTGGCCGGACAGGACGTCACCGTGCGGGGTATCCCGGTCGGCCGGGTGCAGTCCGTGGAGGTCACCGGCGACGGGGTGCTCGCCACCGCGGTGATCGACGGTGACGCCCGCATCCCGCTCCAGGACACCACCGTCCGGGTCTCCGGGCTCTCCCCGGCCGGGGAGCAGTACCTGGATTTCGCCCCGCAACACACCAGCGGCCCGTTCCTGGCCGACGACACGGTGATCGACCGCGACCACACCGAGACCCCGATCCCACTATGGCGCCTGCTGACCAACGTCGACGGCGTGCTGGCCCAGGCCGATCCAGCCCAGATCAGTTCCGTCATCGACGAACTCGGCGTCAGCGATCAGGGACCGGAGAAGCTGCGCGACCTGTTCAACGGCGCCCAACTGTTGCTCAACACCCTGGACGGGGTGCTGCCGCAGACCACGACATTGCTGCGCAGCAGCCGCAGCGTCTTCCGGTTGCTCGACGAATCCTCGGCGGGGCTGCAGGCCACCTCGGACAATCTGGCCGTCACACTCGGCGGTATCGGCGCCAAGGACGCCGGGATCCGGACGTTGCTCGACCGCACCCCGCATCTGCTGCAGACCGTGGACACCGTGATCGCGGACAACTCCCCCACCATGGTGCAGTTGCTCGGCGACCTGACCACGGTGTCGCAGTTGTCCTATGTCCGGGTTCCGGCTCTGGACAGGATGTTCAGCGAAGACCGTCAGCCGCTGCTCAACGGCATCCGGTCGCTGATGCACGACGGTGCGATCTGGGCGATCGCCGACATCTATCCCCGACCGGTGTGCGACTACCCGCATCCGCGCGATGTGCCGTTCATCCCGAACTACCCGGAACCGTATCTCTACACCTACTGCCAGAACCCGGATCCCAACCTGTTGGTCCGCGGCGCCCGTAACGCGCCGCGACCGGCGGGCGACGACACCGCGCTGCCCCCGCCGGGCCTCGATCCGCTCCGGCGCGCCGACCCCACCCCGATCACCGAGCACACCATCGAACTGCCGTATGGCGGACCGCAACTTCCCCCGGAGTCTGAGCCCATTCTCCAGGGCGGGCAGTGGTAA
- a CDS encoding MlaD family protein — MPNRFEMDGRGPSERALTLTCLAFLLVCALVGSLMFAKSTGALDRRVPIIATLPSVGDGLPPKSDVKYRGVLVGAVRSVSPALGGGDNVVTIDLQPGHVTAIPNTVTARIVPGNAFAVSTVQLVENGDGPPLRAGDVITADTALPTQLFQTTLAKVRELVAAVGRPGTDHTLGVLRTIADATAGRGPELTSAAQGLNRIVTEMNELRTDGTGESTLQTWNSAIDALGATAPDLLDSLQAAVTPMHTVAEQHSALSDLLTGARHTAGTVGSAMDNRADQMVDITTHLTPVIGVLAERGAMFPAIAVGLNDVVNGFFAEMWTRTGQKLTFKFKLVVSLAPLRLYNRADCPRYRELRGPSCDTAPEGIPVVDTRGLPDPRAYVPPPGITLPAPANPAEAVLQNTLQVPPAPAEFVPGPHQHGEQPPGTP, encoded by the coding sequence ATGCCCAACCGGTTCGAAATGGACGGCCGCGGTCCCTCCGAACGCGCCCTGACGCTCACCTGCCTGGCCTTCCTGCTGGTGTGTGCGCTGGTCGGATCGCTGATGTTCGCGAAATCGACCGGCGCACTGGATCGTCGGGTGCCGATCATCGCGACGCTGCCCAGCGTCGGTGACGGCCTGCCACCGAAATCGGACGTCAAGTACCGCGGCGTTCTGGTCGGCGCGGTCCGATCGGTCAGCCCGGCGCTGGGCGGCGGGGACAACGTGGTCACCATCGACCTGCAGCCCGGTCACGTCACCGCCATCCCCAACACCGTGACCGCCCGCATCGTGCCCGGCAACGCCTTCGCGGTGTCCACCGTGCAGCTGGTCGAGAACGGGGACGGGCCGCCGTTGCGGGCCGGTGACGTCATCACCGCCGACACCGCGTTGCCCACCCAGCTGTTCCAGACCACGTTGGCCAAGGTCCGCGAACTCGTCGCCGCGGTGGGGCGGCCCGGCACCGATCACACCCTGGGCGTGCTGCGCACGATCGCCGACGCGACCGCCGGTAGGGGTCCCGAACTGACCTCGGCGGCACAGGGTCTCAATCGGATCGTCACCGAGATGAACGAGTTGCGCACCGACGGCACCGGGGAGTCGACGCTGCAGACCTGGAACTCGGCGATCGACGCACTCGGGGCCACCGCGCCCGACCTGCTGGACTCACTGCAGGCCGCGGTCACACCGATGCACACCGTCGCCGAACAGCACTCGGCGCTGAGCGATCTGCTGACCGGAGCGCGCCACACCGCGGGCACCGTGGGCAGCGCGATGGACAACCGCGCGGACCAGATGGTGGACATCACCACCCATCTGACGCCGGTGATCGGGGTCCTGGCCGAGCGCGGCGCCATGTTCCCGGCCATCGCCGTCGGGTTGAACGACGTCGTCAACGGATTCTTCGCCGAGATGTGGACGCGCACCGGGCAGAAGCTGACGTTCAAGTTCAAACTCGTCGTCTCGCTGGCGCCGCTGCGGCTGTACAACCGCGCGGACTGCCCGAGATACCGGGAACTGCGCGGACCGAGTTGCGATACCGCGCCCGAGGGCATCCCGGTCGTGGACACCCGCGGCCTGCCCGATCCGCGTGCCTACGTCCCGCCACCCGGGATCACCCTGCCCGCACCGGCCAACCCGGCCGAGGCGGTGCTGCAGAACACCCTGCAGGTGCCGCCCGCACCGGCCGAGTTCGTTCCCGGCCCGCACCAGCACGGCGAGCAGCCCCCGGGAACGCCATGA
- a CDS encoding MCE family protein, with translation MTFGRSKALEDRNRAVIGTVALIVLVAVIAATTGLNALHIGKRTYTAEFLQAASLRPGDQVSIAGVPVGLVSATKLAVNRVIVTMELDNGVRLGTETKAAIKLTTVLGSRYVELRPRGERTLPGDRIPLSHTSVPYDLQKLLTDSTTTFEDVDAEQFATSMQTLSQQLTGVPAVLPDALSNVQSLSAIISDRRDQIADLLRNTATVAEILGGQRDDLAELIIAGGELTGEIVRRRAGVERLLRAATTLITTADEIIGSDYTQIEALLTDLQQVTAMLGDHDALLRNLFQIMPVAMRNAANATGSGPFLDFMLPGGLMVDSWMCAISGRAEQWKWPERYQYFKDCK, from the coding sequence GTGACATTCGGTCGATCAAAAGCTCTCGAAGACCGCAACCGGGCCGTGATCGGCACCGTCGCGCTCATCGTGCTGGTCGCCGTGATCGCGGCGACCACCGGGCTCAACGCGCTGCACATCGGGAAACGGACCTACACCGCCGAGTTCCTGCAGGCCGCCAGCCTGCGCCCGGGTGATCAGGTCAGCATCGCCGGTGTCCCGGTCGGCCTGGTCAGCGCCACCAAGCTCGCGGTCAACCGCGTCATCGTCACCATGGAGTTGGACAACGGTGTGCGGCTGGGCACCGAGACCAAGGCCGCGATCAAACTGACCACGGTGCTCGGGTCGCGGTATGTCGAGCTACGCCCCCGCGGCGAGCGCACCCTGCCCGGCGACCGAATCCCGTTGTCGCACACCTCCGTCCCCTACGACCTGCAGAAGCTGCTGACCGATTCGACCACGACGTTCGAGGACGTGGACGCCGAGCAGTTCGCCACCTCGATGCAGACGCTGTCCCAGCAGCTCACCGGGGTGCCCGCGGTGCTGCCGGACGCGCTGTCCAATGTCCAGAGCCTGTCGGCCATCATCTCCGACCGGCGTGATCAGATCGCGGATCTGCTGCGCAACACCGCCACGGTCGCCGAGATCCTGGGTGGGCAGCGCGACGATCTGGCCGAACTCATCATCGCGGGCGGTGAACTCACCGGCGAGATCGTCCGCCGCCGTGCCGGTGTCGAACGCCTGCTGCGGGCGGCCACCACACTCATCACCACCGCCGACGAGATCATCGGCTCCGACTACACCCAGATCGAGGCGCTGCTGACCGATCTACAGCAGGTCACCGCCATGCTCGGTGACCATGACGCGCTGCTGCGCAACCTGTTCCAGATCATGCCGGTGGCGATGCGCAACGCCGCCAACGCCACCGGATCCGGTCCGTTCCTGGACTTCATGCTGCCGGGCGGGCTGATGGTGGATTCCTGGATGTGCGCCATCAGTGGCCGCGCCGAGCAGTGGAAGTGGCCGGAGCGCTACCAGTACTTCAAGGACTGCAAATGA
- a CDS encoding MCE family protein, producing MTRRTVLIAALLTAVALVVAGAYVFRPTPAEPLRFTAQFDNAIGLYVGNDVSVLGMPVGRVTAIENRGAHVDVDIEIDPGVDIPADVTAVTVGTSILTDRHVELTPAYSGGQVLADGAVLDAQSTRTPIEFDRVLAMVDKLGGAMGGDGEGAGPLADLMSATSGITSTSGPEIKAALAGLSDALRTGADGGAATKQNLETILTNLSTLTDGAARNETQVREFGSYVRQLTDLMAAEGVGRGATGTRVNSLLDKLNTLLSDHGDTLKNSLASSGRLTRALVDYRRELAEVFDVAPLAIDNASAAIDMQNGMLRVGAHFDNVFFDSSMTKEVCNILGLRQLGCRTGSIRDLGPDFGVTSVLDAMTKLGEQ from the coding sequence ATGACCCGACGGACCGTTCTGATTGCGGCACTGCTCACCGCGGTGGCGCTGGTCGTCGCGGGCGCCTACGTATTCCGCCCCACCCCGGCCGAACCACTGCGCTTCACCGCCCAGTTCGACAATGCCATCGGCCTGTATGTCGGCAACGACGTATCGGTACTCGGCATGCCGGTCGGCAGGGTGACCGCGATCGAGAATCGGGGTGCGCACGTCGACGTCGACATCGAGATCGACCCGGGTGTCGACATTCCCGCCGATGTCACCGCCGTCACCGTCGGCACCTCCATCCTCACCGACCGCCACGTCGAACTCACCCCCGCCTACTCCGGTGGGCAGGTATTGGCCGACGGGGCCGTCCTCGACGCGCAATCCACCAGGACCCCCATCGAATTCGACCGGGTCCTGGCGATGGTGGACAAACTGGGCGGCGCCATGGGCGGCGACGGCGAGGGCGCCGGCCCGCTGGCCGACCTGATGTCGGCCACCTCCGGGATCACCTCCACCAGCGGGCCCGAGATCAAGGCCGCCCTGGCCGGCCTCTCGGATGCGTTGCGCACCGGGGCCGACGGCGGTGCCGCCACCAAGCAGAACCTCGAGACCATCCTGACCAACCTCAGCACGCTGACCGACGGCGCGGCCCGCAACGAGACGCAGGTCCGCGAATTCGGCTCCTATGTCAGGCAACTCACCGATCTGATGGCCGCCGAGGGTGTCGGGCGGGGCGCCACCGGCACCCGGGTCAACAGCCTGCTCGACAAACTCAATACCCTGCTCAGCGACCACGGGGACACCCTCAAGAACAGTCTCGCCAGCAGCGGCAGGCTGACCCGGGCGCTGGTCGACTACCGCCGGGAACTCGCCGAGGTCTTCGACGTGGCGCCGCTGGCCATCGACAACGCCTCCGCCGCGATCGACATGCAGAACGGGATGCTGCGCGTCGGCGCCCATTTCGACAACGTCTTCTTCGACAGCTCGATGACCAAGGAAGTTTGCAACATCCTCGGCCTGCGCCAACTGGGTTGCCGCACCGGATCCATCCGTGATCTGGGACCCGACTTCGGGGTGACCAGCGTGCTGGACGCCATGACGAAACTGGGTGAGCAATGA
- a CDS encoding MlaE family ABC transporter permease — MPTSGPADTHDATDRVVRWWRGYLHRHPLASLRTVGGQCVLAVRTFQYLFGDMVRGRFPFWEFVDQAVFMARTAVVPTLFIAIPISVTLAVQFSLLAGQLGATALAGAANGLAVIKQGAPLVAAILMAAAVGSAMSADLGARTIREETDAMEVMGISVIRRLVVPRLAAAVIVSVALTGFTCFIGFLAGYAFTVMLQGGTPGSYTTTFSSFATVDDLVITLIKAVVFGVIVAVIACYKGLDATGGPAGVANSVNAAVVQSILLLLLTNTLISQMYLILVPKTSF; from the coding sequence GTGCCCACGTCCGGTCCGGCGGACACCCACGACGCGACCGACCGGGTCGTGCGGTGGTGGCGGGGGTACCTGCACCGGCACCCGCTGGCATCGCTGCGCACCGTCGGCGGGCAATGTGTCCTCGCGGTCCGCACGTTCCAGTACCTGTTCGGCGATATGGTGCGGGGCCGGTTCCCGTTCTGGGAGTTCGTCGACCAGGCCGTCTTCATGGCCCGTACCGCGGTGGTGCCGACGCTGTTCATCGCCATCCCGATCAGCGTGACCCTCGCCGTCCAATTCAGCCTGCTGGCAGGACAACTCGGCGCCACCGCACTGGCCGGCGCAGCCAACGGGCTGGCCGTGATCAAGCAGGGGGCACCCCTGGTCGCCGCGATCCTGATGGCCGCCGCCGTCGGCTCGGCGATGAGCGCCGACCTCGGCGCCCGCACGATCCGGGAAGAGACGGACGCGATGGAGGTGATGGGCATCTCGGTGATCCGGCGCCTGGTGGTCCCCCGGCTGGCCGCCGCCGTCATCGTCTCGGTGGCGCTGACCGGATTCACCTGCTTCATCGGCTTTCTGGCGGGCTACGCCTTCACCGTCATGCTGCAGGGCGGGACGCCGGGCAGCTACACCACCACCTTCTCCTCGTTCGCCACCGTCGACGATCTGGTCATCACCTTGATCAAGGCCGTGGTCTTCGGGGTGATCGTCGCCGTCATCGCCTGCTACAAGGGACTCGACGCCACCGGCGGGCCCGCCGGCGTCGCCAACTCGGTGAATGCCGCTGTCGTGCAATCCATTCTGCTGCTCCTGCTGACCAACACCCTGATCAGCCAGATGTATTTGATCCTGGTCCCCAAGACGAGCTTCTGA
- a CDS encoding ABC transporter permease, which translates to MAAIHYPLGTRPLVGAAQATGYQMARNGHIVAFFFRTLAGIPIVLKRYPREFLRLSSDVTWGNGSIVVGGGTAGVVLVVGAAAGAVVAIEGYNALNLLGLGPATGLLTALATVRELAPMMAALAFAIQAGCRFTAQLGAMRISEEIDALDAVAIRPIPYLVTTRVLASAMAVIPLFVVCLALNFLVCQLVVFLASGQASGTYLHYFTLMLSGRDMVFAVIKVAVFVAIMSTVQCYYGFYAAGGPQGVGIAAGRAMRLSITLMVVTNMMLTMAFWGVDSGGRLGG; encoded by the coding sequence ATGGCCGCCATCCACTACCCCCTCGGCACCCGCCCACTGGTCGGCGCCGCGCAGGCGACCGGATACCAGATGGCCCGCAACGGCCATATCGTGGCGTTCTTCTTCCGCACGCTGGCCGGCATCCCGATCGTGCTGAAGAGGTACCCGCGCGAGTTCCTGCGACTGTCCTCCGACGTCACCTGGGGCAACGGGTCGATCGTGGTGGGTGGCGGGACGGCCGGTGTGGTGCTCGTGGTGGGCGCCGCCGCCGGAGCCGTGGTGGCCATCGAGGGTTACAACGCGCTGAACCTGCTCGGCCTGGGGCCGGCCACCGGACTGCTCACCGCGCTGGCCACGGTGCGCGAACTGGCACCGATGATGGCGGCCTTGGCCTTTGCGATCCAGGCCGGCTGCCGGTTCACCGCACAACTGGGCGCCATGCGGATCTCCGAGGAGATCGACGCGCTGGACGCGGTGGCCATCCGGCCGATCCCCTATCTGGTCACCACCCGGGTACTGGCATCGGCAATGGCGGTCATCCCGCTGTTCGTGGTCTGTCTGGCCCTGAACTTCCTGGTCTGCCAGTTGGTCGTCTTCCTGGCCAGCGGCCAGGCATCGGGAACCTATCTGCACTACTTCACGCTGATGCTGTCCGGGCGGGACATGGTCTTCGCGGTGATCAAAGTGGCTGTGTTCGTGGCGATCATGTCGACGGTGCAGTGCTACTACGGCTTCTACGCCGCCGGCGGCCCCCAGGGTGTCGGCATCGCGGCCGGCCGGGCGATGCGGCTGAGCATCACCTTGATGGTCGTCACCAACATGATGCTCACCATGGCGTTCTGGGGTGTCGACTCCGGCGGGAGGCTCGGCGGCTGA
- a CDS encoding carotenoid oxygenase family protein, producing the protein MTTIDNNPFQVYSPLYDEHDYTIDDVTGELPAELRGTVYRNGPGKMEAGGTPLGHIFDGDGMLSMYSMSDGVVRFRNRFVQTKHYQRSIISEGAPFRALGTMRDGGLLANALRFPANVANTSVIMNAGKLLALWEGGRPTELDPDTLRTKGEYDYDGELKWLGAFSAHPKWDRDTGEMFNFGLAMAPVPKLICYRVDRQGKLSRLGQVKLPGPMFNHDMGLTKRYLVFVIPPLVFPLHKFFGAAFGLRNYIDAIDYKASVGTTIALVPRDGGKTRIFHTDPMLHLHFANAYDDENGDVVVDVLNYHATWEQLNGQLAGVETLMETSTMPYGGLPTRVRVSGSGKVTIDEFSDVPGEFPMININQMARPNRYFYLSAATGGSLFPNALAKIDNETGKDTLFQFPDGHLPHEVIFAARPGATEEDDGWLIEPVLDGINNTAGLYIFDARRIEAGPVYIGQLRHHLPLSFHGCYTPRVAQPKGATATR; encoded by the coding sequence ATGACCACCATCGACAACAATCCGTTCCAGGTGTATTCCCCGCTCTACGACGAGCACGACTACACGATCGACGATGTCACCGGCGAGTTGCCCGCCGAGCTACGCGGGACCGTATACCGCAACGGCCCGGGAAAGATGGAGGCCGGCGGCACCCCGCTCGGGCACATCTTCGACGGCGACGGCATGCTGTCGATGTACTCCATGTCCGACGGCGTGGTGCGCTTTCGCAACCGGTTCGTCCAGACCAAGCACTACCAGCGCTCGATCATCTCCGAGGGCGCGCCGTTCCGCGCGCTGGGCACCATGCGCGACGGTGGCCTGCTGGCCAATGCGTTGCGCTTCCCCGCCAACGTGGCCAACACCTCGGTCATCATGAACGCCGGAAAGCTATTGGCGCTGTGGGAGGGTGGGCGGCCCACCGAACTCGATCCCGACACGCTGCGCACCAAGGGTGAGTACGACTACGACGGTGAACTCAAATGGCTGGGCGCGTTCTCGGCGCATCCCAAGTGGGACCGCGACACCGGCGAGATGTTCAACTTCGGGCTGGCGATGGCACCGGTCCCGAAGTTGATCTGCTACCGGGTGGACCGTCAGGGCAAGTTGAGCAGGCTCGGTCAGGTCAAATTGCCCGGACCGATGTTCAACCACGACATGGGCCTGACCAAGCGGTACCTGGTCTTCGTCATCCCGCCGTTGGTGTTCCCCTTGCACAAGTTCTTCGGCGCGGCGTTCGGCCTGCGCAACTACATCGACGCCATCGACTACAAAGCGTCGGTCGGCACCACGATCGCGCTGGTGCCGCGGGACGGCGGCAAAACCCGGATCTTCCACACCGATCCGATGCTGCATCTGCACTTCGCCAACGCCTACGACGACGAGAACGGCGACGTCGTGGTCGACGTCCTGAACTACCACGCCACCTGGGAGCAACTCAACGGCCAGTTGGCCGGTGTCGAGACGCTGATGGAGACCTCGACCATGCCCTACGGTGGATTGCCCACCCGGGTGAGGGTTTCCGGGTCCGGGAAGGTGACGATCGACGAGTTCTCCGACGTGCCCGGCGAATTCCCGATGATCAACATCAACCAGATGGCCCGGCCGAACCGGTACTTCTACCTGTCGGCGGCCACCGGGGGAAGCCTGTTCCCCAATGCACTGGCCAAGATCGACAACGAGACCGGCAAGGACACCCTGTTCCAGTTCCCCGACGGGCACCTGCCGCACGAGGTGATCTTCGCCGCCCGGCCCGGCGCGACCGAGGAGGACGACGGCTGGCTGATCGAACCGGTGCTGGACGGGATCAACAACACCGCCGGCCTCTACATCTTCGACGCCCGCAGGATCGAGGCCGGCCCCGTCTACATCGGGCAGCTGCGCCACCACCTGCCGCTGAGCTTCCACGGCTGCTACACCCCGCGGGTCGCCCAGCCCAAGGGGGCGACGGCTACCCGGTGA
- a CDS encoding MCE family protein, with amino-acid sequence MTTRSRSRKLIWLIAFLTVCLTLTWMILVTLRRDVHGDTFTYTAQFTDVTGLRAGSDVRVAGVRVGRVDEVSLDESGPNAEPLATVRFRVQRDQPLYGNTKAAVVYQNIIGQRYIGLTLADFGRPERLSDGAVIPVERTEPSFDVTALLNGFEPMFTLLDPTNRGNLSNALINALQGDSDSVVMLVSQTSELAQSMAGPDQVLGRVIDSLNAVTANLASRGTDLQTTLTQMRSVVTGLNARRDQLVQSTGSIAAVVSRLSAITSAAQPDLHELLAREPGMLASMVANRDGWATLGSNLPAVLKGLSRITGDSTAMSATACDFNFTLFNFLRPIVPTIVNAATPGGQRKYSAKCR; translated from the coding sequence ATGACCACACGTTCGCGCTCACGGAAGCTGATCTGGCTCATCGCCTTCCTGACGGTATGCCTGACCCTGACCTGGATGATCCTGGTGACGCTGCGCCGAGACGTACACGGTGACACCTTCACCTACACCGCACAGTTCACCGATGTCACCGGACTGCGTGCGGGCTCCGACGTCCGGGTGGCCGGTGTCCGGGTGGGCCGCGTCGACGAGGTCAGCCTCGACGAGTCCGGTCCGAACGCGGAACCGTTGGCCACCGTGCGTTTCCGGGTGCAGCGCGACCAGCCGCTGTACGGCAACACCAAGGCCGCGGTCGTCTACCAGAACATCATCGGCCAGCGCTACATCGGGCTGACCCTGGCGGACTTCGGCCGGCCCGAACGGCTCTCCGACGGCGCGGTGATCCCGGTGGAGCGCACCGAGCCCTCCTTCGATGTCACCGCCCTGCTCAACGGTTTCGAACCGATGTTCACCCTGCTCGATCCGACGAACCGCGGCAACCTGTCGAACGCGTTGATCAATGCGCTGCAGGGTGATTCGGACTCCGTGGTGATGCTGGTGTCGCAGACCTCCGAGCTCGCGCAGTCGATGGCGGGCCCCGACCAGGTCCTCGGCCGGGTGATCGACAGCCTCAACGCCGTCACCGCGAATCTGGCCTCGCGCGGCACCGACCTGCAGACCACCCTGACCCAGATGCGGTCGGTGGTCACCGGGCTCAACGCCCGCCGTGACCAGTTGGTGCAGTCGACCGGGTCGATCGCGGCGGTGGTGTCCCGCCTGTCGGCGATCACCAGCGCGGCCCAACCCGACCTGCACGAACTGCTCGCCCGGGAGCCCGGGATGTTGGCCTCCATGGTGGCCAACCGCGATGGGTGGGCCACGCTCGGTTCGAATCTGCCCGCCGTGCTCAAGGGGCTGTCGCGCATCACCGGGGACTCCACCGCGATGAGCGCGACGGCGTGTGACTTCAACTTCACGCTGTTCAACTTCCTCAGACCGATCGTCCCGACGATCGTCAACGCCGCCACCCCGGGTGGTCAGCGCAAGTATTCGGCGAAGTGCAGGTGA
- a CDS encoding MlaD family protein yields the protein MTVGVRAAVGALVAVAAVGCSAGVEQLPLPAPGLSGPTYRLDAEFTNALNLPDRAKVRVGGADVGEVVGMTAVDYTAVVALRILDGIRLPEGTTAELRSATPLGDVFVSLTPPAGAAGGVLADGDRIPQQDTAAAATIEQVLATTSMIVNGGVVRNLTRVLNGVGGALGKEGEGLSSLIRESRALVSTMAERSDEIRTMLTQTADLADDLNARRDTINDLLDASAPALMTIANNTSAMADLADEIGRVTTALQKFPAIQGTDTRSWIRDLNALSAAFNEVSTDPRVTMANFLRFLPAAMKFFSSNAAGADVELQQVALGHIGDMNHYADPGFTGPKQANWDNMVGSIRFVLTQLGDRVWGPDRGRIWGPPQ from the coding sequence ATGACGGTCGGTGTGCGCGCCGCCGTCGGCGCCCTGGTAGCGGTTGCGGCAGTGGGCTGCTCGGCAGGCGTCGAACAACTACCGCTGCCCGCGCCCGGGTTGAGCGGGCCCACCTATCGACTCGACGCCGAGTTCACCAATGCACTCAACCTGCCGGACCGCGCGAAGGTCCGGGTTGGCGGCGCCGATGTCGGCGAGGTGGTCGGTATGACGGCGGTCGACTACACCGCCGTCGTAGCGCTGCGCATCCTGGACGGCATCCGGCTGCCCGAGGGCACCACCGCCGAGTTGCGTTCGGCGACACCGCTGGGCGATGTGTTCGTCTCCCTCACTCCCCCTGCCGGTGCCGCCGGCGGTGTGCTCGCCGACGGAGACCGGATCCCGCAGCAGGACACCGCGGCGGCCGCCACGATCGAGCAGGTCCTGGCCACCACGTCGATGATCGTCAACGGCGGCGTCGTCCGGAACCTGACCCGGGTACTCAACGGGGTCGGCGGGGCGCTCGGCAAGGAGGGTGAGGGCCTGTCCAGCCTGATCCGCGAATCCCGGGCGCTGGTGTCCACGATGGCCGAGCGCTCCGACGAGATCCGCACCATGCTCACCCAGACCGCCGACCTGGCCGACGATCTCAACGCGCGCCGGGACACCATCAACGATCTGCTGGACGCCTCGGCGCCGGCGCTGATGACCATCGCGAACAACACCTCCGCAATGGCGGACCTGGCCGACGAGATCGGCCGGGTGACCACCGCGCTGCAGAAGTTCCCGGCGATCCAGGGCACCGACACCCGCAGCTGGATCCGCGATCTGAACGCCCTGTCGGCGGCCTTCAACGAGGTGTCCACCGACCCGCGGGTGACCATGGCGAACTTCCTGCGCTTCCTGCCCGCGGCGATGAAGTTCTTCAGCAGCAACGCCGCCGGGGCCGATGTCGAGCTGCAGCAGGTCGCGCTCGGGCACATCGGCGACATGAACCACTACGCCGACCCGGGGTTCACCGGCCCCAAGCAGGCCAACTGGGACAACATGGTCGGTTCCATCCGGTTCGTGCTGACCCAGCTCGGCGACCGGGTGTGGGGCCCGGACCGGGGCCGGATCTGGGGGCCGCCACAATGA